The nucleotide window TGCCCGCGCCCGTTGGCCCGAGCAGCACGACGAACTCGCCGGACGCGATGGTGAGGGAGAGATCGTCGACCGCCCGGGTGCGGCCGAACTGCTTGGCAATTCCCGACAGGGCAACGCTTGCCATGGTCTCAGCCTCCCGTCCCGTTGCGCAGGACCGCGCCCGCATCGTCGCGCGCGCTCGCCAGCGCCCTTCCGCTTGCCCGGTCGAACAGCGACAGCCGCGCGGTATCGAATGTCAGGCCGACGCTTTCGCCCTCGCGCACGACGACGTCGGCGGCGATCCGCGCCTTCAGCCGCGCCGCCCCGACCGTGACCGTGACGATCTGCGTGGTGCCGAGATATTCCGCGCCGATCACCTCGCCCCGCAGCGCGGACGCATCGTCGAAGCACACATGCTCCGGCCGCATGCCCAGCACCAGCGAGCCGGCGGCCACCTGTTCCCGCAGTTCGGGGACCGGTACCTGCGCACCGCAGAGCCGGACTTCGGCAGCGCCCGTACCCTGCCCGTCCTCCACATCGAGGAAATTCATCGGCGGCGAGCCGATGAAGTCGGCGACGAACATGGTGGCCGGGCGGTCGTAGATCTCCTGGGGATGGCCGAACTGCTCGATGACGCCGTGGTTCATCACCGCGATCTTGTCGGCCATGGCCATCGCCTCCACCTGGTCGTGGGTGACATAGACCGTGGTGGCCTTGATCGAGTTGTGGAGCTCGCGCAACTCGCGCACCATCAGGTCGCGAAATTCGCTGTCCAGTGTGCCGAGCGGCTCGTCCATCATGAACGCCTTGGGCCGGCGCACGATGGCCCGGCCCAGCGCCACCCGCTGGCGGTCGCCGCCGGCAAGTCCCGAGACCGGCCGGTCGAGGATGTGGTCGATGCGCAGCAACCGCGCCGTCTCCTCCACCCGCGCGCGGATCTCCTGTCGCGGCATGCCCTGGCAGATCAGCGGAAATGCCATGTTCCGGCGCACGTTCATGTGCGGATAGAGCGCGAAAAGCTGGAACACGAAGGCGATATCGCGATGCGCTGCGCGGTTGAACGTGACATCCTCGCCGCCGAGGAAGATCCGCCCGGAGGTCGGCAGCTCGAGCCCGGCGATCATCCGCAGCGTCGTCGTCTTGCCGCAGCCCGACGGGCCGAGCATGACGAAGAACTCCCCGTCCGCCACGGTGAAATCGGACTTCTTCACCGCGGTGAAGTCGCCGAAATTTTTCCTGAGGGCTTCGACCCTGATCTCCGCCATGGCTGACTATTCCGGAAAGTGGCTGACGACGATGAACATCACGGTGCCGGTCAGGATCGTGACGAAGGAATAGGTGAAGAGCGCCAGGGCGAAGGGCTGCATCAGCATCACCACGCCGAGGCCGATCAGCACCGTCGCCAGCAGCTCCCACGGACCCCGGCGGAAGATCCGCGGTCCGGTGGAGCCGGCCGCCGCAGCTACCACCCTTCCGCGTCCCGGCGGATGTGCCCGCTGGTGGGCGATGCGTGCGCGCGCCGCCTCAAGGTCCCGGCCGCTTTCGGCCGCCGGCTTGGTTGGCTGTGACCCGGTCATTTGCGCACCGCTCCGAAGGTGATGCCCCTGAGCAGATGCTTGCGCAGGAGGATGGTGAAGACGAGCACGGGAAGCAGGAACAGGGTGACGCCCGCGCCGATTGCCGGCCAGTCGAGCCCGCCCTCGCCGATGATCGTCGGGATGAAGGGCGGCGCCGTCTGCGCGGTGCCGGAGGTCAGCAGCAGCGCGAAGGCATATTCGTTCCAGGCGAAGATCAGGCAGAAGATCGCCGTCGCGGCGATGCCGGTCGCCATCTGCGGCAGCACCACCTTCACGAAGGCCTGCAGGCGCGTGTAGCCGTCGATCAGCGCCGCCTCCTCGTATTCGCGCGGGATCTCGTCGACGAAACCCTTCAGCAGCCAGACGGAAAGCGACACGTTGACGGCCGTGTAGAGGATGATCATGCCGAGATGCGTGTCGGACAGGCCGAGCGTCCGGTACATGAGGAAGATCGGGATCGCGACCGCGATCGGCGGCATCATGCGCGTCGACAGGATGAAGAAAAGGAGATCATCGGCCAGCGGCACGCGGAACCGCGAGAAGGCATAGGCGGCCAGCGTCCCCAGGAAGACCGACAGGAAGGTCGAGCCGAAGCCGATGATCACCGAGTTGAGGAACCGCTCTCCGAACTTCGACGGCCCCGCGATCACCATCTGCCGCGAGCGCACCAGGTCCTCGTACCAGGTCTGCGGCGGCGGCAGGCTCTCCATGTATTCCGGCGTCTGGCGCGTGCGGGTGGTGAACAGGTTGACGTAGCCCTCCAGCGAGGGTTCGAAGACGACCTTCGGCGGATAGGAGATCGAGTCCGGCGGCGTCTTGAAGCCGGTCAGGAAGATCCAGGCCAGCGGCACCATCGTCACCAACGCATAGACGATCACCAGCGTACCGGCGACGGTCCGCGTCAGGCGGCTCGGCGCCACGACCGAATGGGCGGTTGAGGTGCTCATCTGCTCTTCACCGTGTTGAGAGCCTTGACGTAGATGTTGGCCGCGCCGAACACCGTGACGAAGAGAATGATCGCGAAGGCGGAGGAGAGGCCCGTGCGCCACTTCTCGAACGCCTCGCGCTTGAGATTGATCGAGGCGAGTTCCGTGACCGAACCGGGACCGCCGGAAGTCAGCTCGACGACCAGGTCGAACATCTTGAAGTTCTCGATCGAGCGGAACAGCACGGCCAGCATCAGGAACGGCATCACCATCGGCAGGGTGATCGACCAGAAGGTGCGGAAGGGGCCTGCCCTGTCGACCTCTGCCGCCTCGTAGATGTAGTCGGGGATCGAGCGCAGGCCGGCGAGGCAGATCAGCATCGTGTAGGGCGTCCACATCCAGGTATCGACGATGACGATGGCCCAGGGCGCCAGGTTGACGCTGCCGATCATCTGGAAGGACGAGGGATCGACTCCGGTGAAGAAGCTGATGACGTAGTTGAACAGGCCGATCTGCGGCTGGTACAGGAAGGTCCAGAAATTGCCGACAACGGCCGGCGACAGCATCATCGGCAGCAGGATGATCGTCGTCCATACGCCGTGGCCGCGGAAATTCTTGTTGATCAGCCAGGCCAGCGTGAAGCCGATCAGCACCTGGAAGAACATCGTCCAGAACAGGAAATGCGCGGTCACCAGCATGTTGTGCCAGATGTCCGGATCCGTCAGCACCCGCTCGTAATTGCGCAGGCCCACCCACTCCACCGCGCGGTTGAGCCGGTTGGCGCGATAGTCGGTGAAGGACAGGTAGACCGTCCAGATCAGCGGGAAGACGTTGATCGCCAGCAGCAGCACGATGGTCGGCGCGATGAAGAGCCAGGCAATCGCCTTGTCCGACAGGCCGCGCACCTTGCGGGCCACGCCGGGCGGCGTGCTGCGGGCGAGCCGGTCGGCGGCGCGCTGGCTGATCTGCGTTTGAGACATGGTCGGGTTCCGCATGGTCGGCGGCAGGCGCCTTGGCTTGCAGGACGGGGCTTGCCGGACTGGGCTTGCTGGACTTGGGCTTGCAGGACGTGACGGGCGCGGCAGGCACGCAAGGCGGCGTGCCCCCAGGCCTCCTGCCGGACCGGGCGGCGGATGCGGATCCGGGCGGATCCGTCCGCCATCCGGCCTTCCCGCCGCGGGCGCGACGGGAAGACGCGTCGGAAAGGCCTAGAGCTTGCCTTCGTCCTCGAAGGTCTCGGTCCAGTCCTCGATCAGCTTGTCCAGCGCTTCCTGGGCCGTGCCCTGATCGGCAACGATGTAGTCGTGCAGGCGCTTCTGCATGGCCAGCAGCAATTCGGCATAGGCCGGCTCCTGCCAGAAGTCCTGTACCGCGCCCATCGCCTTCAGGAAGTCGGCCGCAAAGGGCTGGCTGTCCTTGAAGCCGGGATCGTTCAGCACCGAGTTATGGGCCGAGTAGCCGCCGAGCGACCACCACTTGGCCTGCACGGCCGGCTGGGCGAACCACTTGATATACTTGAGCGCCTCGTCCTTCTTGTCCGAGTAGGAGATCACCGAGATGCCCTGCCCGCCCAGCGTCGAGGCCTCCACGTTCTGCTTCGGATTGACGAAGAAGCCGATCTTGTCGCCGCCGACCTGCTCGTCCTTGTAAAGGCCGGGGAAGAAGGCGAACCAGTTCATCGCCATCGCCACCTGGCCGGACTTGAAGCTGTCGAGGCTCTCCTGCATGTAGCTGTC belongs to Stappia indica and includes:
- a CDS encoding ABC transporter ATP-binding protein encodes the protein MAEIRVEALRKNFGDFTAVKKSDFTVADGEFFVMLGPSGCGKTTTLRMIAGLELPTSGRIFLGGEDVTFNRAAHRDIAFVFQLFALYPHMNVRRNMAFPLICQGMPRQEIRARVEETARLLRIDHILDRPVSGLAGGDRQRVALGRAIVRRPKAFMMDEPLGTLDSEFRDLMVRELRELHNSIKATTVYVTHDQVEAMAMADKIAVMNHGVIEQFGHPQEIYDRPATMFVADFIGSPPMNFLDVEDGQGTGAAEVRLCGAQVPVPELREQVAAGSLVLGMRPEHVCFDDASALRGEVIGAEYLGTTQIVTVTVGAARLKARIAADVVVREGESVGLTFDTARLSLFDRASGRALASARDDAGAVLRNGTGG
- a CDS encoding carbohydrate ABC transporter permease encodes the protein MSTSTAHSVVAPSRLTRTVAGTLVIVYALVTMVPLAWIFLTGFKTPPDSISYPPKVVFEPSLEGYVNLFTTRTRQTPEYMESLPPPQTWYEDLVRSRQMVIAGPSKFGERFLNSVIIGFGSTFLSVFLGTLAAYAFSRFRVPLADDLLFFILSTRMMPPIAVAIPIFLMYRTLGLSDTHLGMIILYTAVNVSLSVWLLKGFVDEIPREYEEAALIDGYTRLQAFVKVVLPQMATGIAATAIFCLIFAWNEYAFALLLTSGTAQTAPPFIPTIIGEGGLDWPAIGAGVTLFLLPVLVFTILLRKHLLRGITFGAVRK
- a CDS encoding carbohydrate ABC transporter permease, with amino-acid sequence MSQTQISQRAADRLARSTPPGVARKVRGLSDKAIAWLFIAPTIVLLLAINVFPLIWTVYLSFTDYRANRLNRAVEWVGLRNYERVLTDPDIWHNMLVTAHFLFWTMFFQVLIGFTLAWLINKNFRGHGVWTTIILLPMMLSPAVVGNFWTFLYQPQIGLFNYVISFFTGVDPSSFQMIGSVNLAPWAIVIVDTWMWTPYTMLICLAGLRSIPDYIYEAAEVDRAGPFRTFWSITLPMVMPFLMLAVLFRSIENFKMFDLVVELTSGGPGSVTELASINLKREAFEKWRTGLSSAFAIILFVTVFGAANIYVKALNTVKSR